From the genome of Vicia villosa cultivar HV-30 ecotype Madison, WI linkage group LG2, Vvil1.0, whole genome shotgun sequence, one region includes:
- the LOC131651561 gene encoding uncharacterized protein LOC131651561 isoform X2 produces the protein MVFTLASTRVIFLAFGSSTCVGPMFYTISFAYLNALNSGLSYPVASASVKVLQRLWRNDLAALKVWNSQELALRTTSCEMSSIQSFFDSSFIIYIGQLIEGSLFRLGLHLRK, from the exons ATGGTTTTTACATTGGCGAGTACACGGGTCATATTCTTGGCATTTGGTAGTTCAACATGTGTTGGACCAATGTTTTACACCATAAGCTTTGCTTATTTAAATGCGTTGAATTCAGGATTATCATATCCAGTTGCTTCAGCTTCAG TTAAAGTACTTCAACGCTTATGGAGGAACGACTTGGCAGCACTAAAGG TTTGGAATTCACAAGAGTTGGCCCTTCGAACCACCAGCTGTGAGATGTCGTCGATTCAGTCTTTCTTTGATTCctctttcataatttatattG GTCAGCTTATTGAAGGGAGTTTATTTCGGTTGGGGTTGCATTTGAGGAAATAG
- the LOC131651561 gene encoding uncharacterized protein LOC131651561 isoform X1 gives MVFTLASTRVIFLAFGSSTCVGPMFYTISFAYLNALNSGLSYPVASASVKVLQRLWRNDLAALKVWNSQELALRTTSCEMSSIQSFFDSSFIIYIGSRVIIMQVSLLKGVYFGWGCI, from the exons ATGGTTTTTACATTGGCGAGTACACGGGTCATATTCTTGGCATTTGGTAGTTCAACATGTGTTGGACCAATGTTTTACACCATAAGCTTTGCTTATTTAAATGCGTTGAATTCAGGATTATCATATCCAGTTGCTTCAGCTTCAG TTAAAGTACTTCAACGCTTATGGAGGAACGACTTGGCAGCACTAAAGG TTTGGAATTCACAAGAGTTGGCCCTTCGAACCACCAGCTGTGAGATGTCGTCGATTCAGTCTTTCTTTGATTCctctttcataatttatattG GTTCACGTGTTATCATTATGCAGGTCAGCTTATTGAAGGGAGTTTATTTCGGTTGGGGTTGCATTTGA